The genomic stretch ATCAGCCGCGCCTCGAAGGGGGGCAGGTAGTCCGGCGCCTCGAATTCCAGCACCCACAGATCCGGGTCCCGCTTCACCTGGCGCTCGATGTAGGCATCCGCCAGATCGGGCGTCACGGGCGCCTCGCCAGTACCACGCACCCAGGCGGGGCGGCTTTCGGCATCGCGCGCCTGGGCCAGCACCACCTGCCCGCCGCGGCCATTGAGCACGCAGAGCAAGCCGCCCGAATCCGCATCGCCGCGCCGCAGCACCGCCGCCGGGCGCCCTGCCATGTCCGACATCCGGATCGCCATGGCCACCCAGATATGCGCCTTCA from Sediminicoccus sp. KRV36 encodes the following:
- a CDS encoding DUF1491 family protein, whose protein sequence is MDAKVKAHIWVAMAIRMSDMAGRPAAVLRRGDADSGGLLCVLNGRGGQVVLAQARDAESRPAWVRGTGEAPVTPDLADAYIERQVKRDPDLWVLEFEAPDYLPPFEARLI